A window of Tachyglossus aculeatus isolate mTacAcu1 chromosome 21, mTacAcu1.pri, whole genome shotgun sequence genomic DNA:
AGAGAGGTTCCTGGAAAGTAGGTGAAAGGGTTTCATGATGGTGAGGTGTGcgtttggacatgtcacttctctgctgtcttgTCAGCCTCCCTTTCTATAGCAGCCGGATGTCTCCTAATGAGAGGCCAAGTAGGAGGCTgagtgggagcaggggaggggccaAATCCTCACCCCCCAAATTCCCCCAATATGCTCATAGTCCCTACGTGTGTTCTTATTCACCCTCTTGACATCCCTGGGAAGTAGGTCCAGGGACAAACCCAGATTtattagatggggaaactgagacaaagagaggtTACCCCAATAGACTCAGAGAGACAGTAACCTCTGGGTTTTTCCCATTTGACTCCACTGCCTGGCCTGTAAACAGTAAAGAACTGATGTgaatttaataatggtatttgttaagcgcttactctgtggcaggggGTGGGAACAGGCTGAGAACAAACggtctgagaggcagcatggtctattcattcattcattcattcaattgtatttcttgagcgcttactgtgtgcagagcactgtactaggcacttgggaagtacaagttggcaacatatagagacggtccctacccaacaatgggctcacagtctagaaggggtagacagacaacaaaacaaaccatgtggacaagtgtcaagtcatcagaataaatagaaataaagttagatgcacatcattagtaaaataaatagaaagtaaatatgtgcaagtaaaataaatagagtaataaatctgtacaaacatatatacaggtgctgtggggaggggagggaggtagggcgggagggatggggaggaggagaggaaaaagggggctcagtttgggtctagtagaaagaacactaaGAGCTAGGAAGttgtagtcccagttctgccgtttgcctgctgtgtggccttggatgagCGACTTAacctcttggggcctcagttttctcatctgtaaaatggggataaaatgccctctctcctttccgcttagatggtgagccccaggtagaacaGGGGCTGCGTCTGAACTGCTTAGTTTGACTCAGCCCCGATGCTTAGCATAGTCCTGGGCACACAGCGAGGGCTCGATCGATGGCATCGTTATGTTGAAACCCTCACTGGTTTTCTGTCTTCCTGTCCTAACCCCCAGGCTGGGGGCATCATGAAGCTGAACGAGCGGAGCCTGGCCTTCTACGCCACCTGCGACTCTCCGGCCGACAACACTGGCTTCCTGTACAAGAAGGGGGAGCGCCACACCGCTTACCACAAGCGCTGGTTCGTCCTCAAAGGCAACATGCTCTTCTACTTTGAGGACCGGGACAGCCGGGAACCAGTGGGTGTCATCATCCTGGAGGGCTGCACGGTGGAGCTGTGCGAGGCCACGGAGGAGTTCGCTTTCGCCATCCGCTTCGCGGGCGCTCGCTCGCGCACCTACGTCTTGGCGGCCGACAGCCAGCCGGCCATGGAGGCGTGGGTCAAGGCCCTGTCCCGGGCCAGCTTTGACTACCTGCGCCTGGTGGTGCGCGAACTGGAGCAGCAGCTGGAGGAGGTGCGGGGCAGCGAGGCCGGCGGAAAGCGGGCCCAGCGGCGTTCTCCGGCCCCCCGGAGGAGCCAGCCGGAACCTGTGGCCCCTCCCCGGAGGGACCGCCCCGTCTACACCTGTCCCGCTGGCTCCAAAGAGAACGGCTGCGCCGTGTGGAGCACCGACCCGAGCGCTTGGCCCAACGGCCCGGGTTCCGGGCCCAGGGCTGCCAGGCTGAGCCACGACGGGagtccccaggccccacctctgccccctcgCCGGAGGCCCTCGGGCACCTGTGTCCAGGCGCTGGCCCCGGAGAGTCCCTTCTCGCCCGGCACGGCCTCCTTTGGCAAGCTGCACGAGTGGTACGGGAGGGAGATCGTGGAGTTGAGAAGAGAGTGGCTGGAGAGCCAGGGCCAGCCTTGATGGAGCCATGGCCCAGGCAGTGTGTGCGGAGGGCAGTGGGGACCCCGAGCCATCCTAGGAGCCCCGGCCTCACCGTGGAGGAAGCTCTGCCTCTGGAAAGTCCCTGGTTTCGGGACTGAGCTAAGGCCTTCCTGTGTGCtggcagggtggaggagggagaggagcggtGACGCTCCCTCCTCTAGGTTGCCAAGATGGAAGTGTCAGCttttccttctgactcttggtgCTGTAATCGAGGATTTCTGGACTGTGCACCCACCATTGCTGGCGATGCTGGGTATCTGGGCAACGGCCCCAGAGTGACGACTcggggtaggagggaggaggagagtgtgtCCGGGCCACCTACCAACTGACCCCGATCTGGCAGAGCAGCTCTTGTCCAGGAAGTAGAGGGTGAGCTAAAGGCTGGCTGCAGCAGGGCTGAGTCCTGAGTAAATAGAGTCAGGCTTTTCTCATCATCTCACTTCCTTTGTCACCGCTCTATCAGTCCCCCCGATAGCCTCATGCTACCCCAAACCAGCTCTCCTGGAAGCTGAAAGTGTGAACCAGCTATCCCTGGCTGTGGAAGTGTGAGCCGCCACCCCAGCTGAAGTAAACTAGGCCACGGTCCACCTATGTTGTTTCCAACCTCCCTCAGCCAGTCTGCCTCTCTAGCAAAATGGCCCTTCAGCCTTCTAGGAGCAACGAGAAGGTGCCACATGCCTGcctttcctccctgactgcccAACCTCTTGGAGAGAGACCTGAGCCACCTGAGGGAGTTGGGGACTGGACTGCCCTCGGGGCCAAACATTTTACCCTATTGCCTGTAGAATAGTCTCCCTTCTAAAGCGGATCTTTCTGTTCAGGCTAGAGGGGTGATGGAATCTGGAATAAAATCGGGCACCATCAGCAGGGGCCTGGAGGGTCACTGCCTTTGGCTCGAGGGAGGTTCTCAAAGTGGAGTGGGGCACTGGGCAGGATGGTAGCAGCAGGGCTGGTCGGGGTTGGCCAGGGAGCTGTGCCCCCACCCTTAGAGAAATGGGGAGGCGAGCACGGGCATTCGGGAGTATTCAGAGACCCTACAGCAATAGGTTTACTACAAAACTGGGGTCCCCTTGGTGGATATAGGAGATGACTGTATAATAGCCAAGGGGAGCCCAGGGTTTTCTTAATATATTAATCTTCAGGGACCTGTTGGCCCTTCAAGGCCACAGAtcatcctctcttctcccagtgtCACTTCAGCCCTACCTCCTCACTTGCCACCCCATCACCGTGTGTCCTTTGTCCCAGTAAAGGACAGTAGGGAAGCCCACATAGAAAGGCCCCAAACTGTTTGAAAGACCTCTGTGTCCCTGATTTGCCTTTGCAGATCTCCCCTCTGGGGTGTGGTCCCTTGGTTCTCTgcagagggacggagggagggatggagatgtCCATTCCCTGCTTGCAGGTACTATGTTCTGTGCAAATAAGAGATgtcaggagcagaaggaggaggtctCTGAGGAGGACTCCAGCCCAGGAAGGCTTTGGGAGGAACGTGCGTGGGctccatcttcccttcctcagccctgcaTTTTCCAGGTCTTGTCTCACTGCCACATCAGAGGCTTGTTTACAGGGGTTTCTaacgccctttcctcttctctgattTCCCTGCCTAAGGCAGGGCCCAGAAAACTAGTGGGGTGGGCTACTTACTCTCTCCCAGTACCTCTGGTTTCGGAAAGGCTTGTCTCGGAAGTTGGTCAGCAGAAAACTGCAGACTAGCTGACTTACGTGGCCGGGTGGATAAACTGTAGGCCTGTTTCCCTGGGCCTGTCTTTTGTGGTCCCTGGTCTACTATGTCTGGTCAGCCAAACTCCTTATTACCTCACTGCTGGCTCAGTGTACACAGAGCTTAAATACACACAATATTTCAAAGCCTGGTGTGGTTGGCATTTAAACGCCGAGTGGTCACGCTTTCGGTTCCTGTTGGTGTCTGGACTCTGACCCCTTTCTGGAGTTTCTGCCTCTTGAGCTGTTCTTACAGTTGAGCGAGAGAAGATGGGCAGCCGAAGCCCCCATTCTCACCCTGCAAGTGCTGTTCCCAGGGGACCCTGCTCAGCTTCTAGAAGGGGTATAGGAGCATTATTTCCGATCAGATCCCTGCTCTGGCAGAAAGCCTGTTAAAAGTCTttgtgaggtgggaagagggagtcctgggagaatcaatcagtgctatttatttagcgcttactgtgtgcaaagcactgtactaagcgcttgggagagtatagtgtacaGAGTAGAGTACAAAGTGTACACTGGGAGTACAATGCCAGAgtacagagtagagaagcagcgtggctcggcggaaagagcacgggctttggagtcagaggtcatgggttcaaattccgactccaccaattgtcagctgtgtggctttgagcaagtcacttctctgtgcctcagttccctcatctgtaaaatggggattaagactgtgagccccccatgggacaacctgatcaccttgtaacctccccagcgcttagaacagtgctttgcacatagtaagcgctcaataaatgccattattattattattattatttattattattacagtaaacagaattggtagatacattccctgcccgcagtgagcttacactgt
This region includes:
- the PHETA1 gene encoding sesquipedalian-1, which codes for MKLNERSLAFYATCDSPADNTGFLYKKGERHTAYHKRWFVLKGNMLFYFEDRDSREPVGVIILEGCTVELCEATEEFAFAIRFAGARSRTYVLAADSQPAMEAWVKALSRASFDYLRLVVRELEQQLEEVRGSEAGGKRAQRRSPAPRRSQPEPVAPPRRDRPVYTCPAGSKENGCAVWSTDPSAWPNGPGSGPRAARLSHDGSPQAPPLPPRRRPSGTCVQALAPESPFSPGTASFGKLHEWYGREIVELRREWLESQGQP